The window TTGATAGCTGATGTGGGTCGCCCACTCCCCGTGCTCTTTTTTAAGCGCGTGATACCGGACTTCCGGAATCAAACGAATGGGACCCAAGCAGGGAAGCATAAAACCCGCCGAACCGTTCAAGCCCATGTACGTTTCACGCTGCTTGATTTGCCCCAGCGAGGAGAAGGCCGGGTGTTCGGATTTAATCACGTCCTGGTAAACGCCGATGCCTCCCCCCAAAAACGGCACCCAACGGAGATGATCGGGTTTTCCCTTGAACCGGGTCAGACGATACAGGACGCTGAAGTCGATGGAATAAATGTCCTCCATGACCCCGCGGACCTCCTTGGGAGCTTCCAAGGGGAAATAGTTGAACGAGATTCGCCCCACCAGTTTGTCGGCCCAATTGGGAAATTGGGGGAGAGGGGGCCTCACATAAAGATCCAACCCCCCACTGGCGAAGCTTTCGAACCGGGGGTACCCGTCCAGCGGGTCCAGATAACCGCCGTAGAGGGCGGGGGAAAGTACCCAACTCGATTTGGTTTCCGATTCTTGCCACTTTTTTACGAGATCGTCGTCTTCTTCTTCGAAGGCCCGCAGGGGCGCGGTGGAGAACAACGCCAGAAAAGCGAGGGCCGCAAGCGACGAGCGCCGAGCGGCGCGTCGCGTGCGGCACCGGCGGTCTTGGGTCCGCGTTGTTGAATCGTGATGTGAGAAACCCAAAGCCATAGCGAATTCAACATAGCAGAAGAACCTCCCCTTTTCAAGGGTTTCTTGCCCCGGGGAGGAAACCCCGCGCGCTTTCCGTCGATCGCGGGAAATTGTATCCTGTCCTTTTCCGCGGGAGACAGGCCGCGGCGCACGCCCTGAGAGAGGACTTTATGGCCAGACACGGATCGGACTCCATCAACCCCGGAATCGAAAATCTTCGTCGGTACGGCAGCCGGATCGTGGGGGAAGGGGCCCGCATGTTGCCCGCCGCCTCCTTGATGAAGGCGGCCGGTGTCATCGGGTCCATCGCCGACCGGCGCAAGCCGTTCGTCACCGTCGTCAATTCCTACTCCACGCACATCCCCGGCCACGCCCATTTGGAAGCCCTCGGCCACGCCCTGGAGAAGGAACTGAAGGGCCTGGGCTACAACGTTTGGTATTGCAACCTCGGCGGGGCCGTCGACGACGGCATCGCCATGGGCCACTTCGGCATGAAATACTCCCTCCCGAGCCGGGAACTCATGACCGATCAAATCGAAACCGTGCTCGTCGCCCATCCCTGCGACGGTTGGATCGGCCTCGGCAACTGCGACAAGATCGTTCCCGCCATGTACAACGCCATGGTCCGGGTCAACATCCCCGCGGTGTACGTGTCGGGCGGACCCATGTTGGCCGGGGAGGACGGATCGGACCTCGTGACGGTGTTCGAGGGCGTGGGCAAGCACGCCGTCGGGAAAATGACCGAGGGCGCCCTGTCCGACCTGGCCGAGAGGGCCTGCCCGTCGTGCGGGTCCTGTTCCGGGATGTTCACGGCGAACTCGATGAATTGTTTGGGCGAAGTGATCGGTCTGGCCCTGCCCGGCAACGGCAGCGTGCCGGCCCAGGTGCGCGGCCCCGACGGCCGGCCGGTCGACAACCCCGCGCGCGAAGCCTTGATCCGCCGCGGCGCCCACGCCTTGAAGCGTTGCATCGACAACAACATTCGTCCGCGCGACATCGTGACCCGGGCGAGCCTCGACAACGCCTTCGTCTGCGACATGGCCATGGGCGGATCGACCAACACGGTGTTGCACACCCTCGCCCTGGCCCGGGAAGCCGGCGTCCCCTACGATTTGAAACGGATCAACGCCCTGTCCCGCAAAACCCCGTGCGTTTGCAAAGTGAGCCCCTCCCGGCCCGACGTCCACATGGAGGACGTGTATCGCGTGGGCGGGGTGGCGGCCATTTTAAAAGAAGTGGCCCGCGCGGACGTCGGCCTCGACACCGGCGCGGTGACCGTGACGGGAACCCTGGCGGACCTTTTGCGGGACGCCCCGTCGCCCGACGGCAACGTGATCCGCCGGGTGGAAGACCCCTTCAGCCGCACGGGCGGATTGAAGGTCCTCTTCGGCAACCTGGCCCCCCGGGGCGGCGTGGTGAAAACGGCGGGCGTGGCTCCCGACATGATGACGTTTGAGGGCCCGGCGGTGATTTTCGAATCCCAGGACGACGCCCTCGACGGCATTTTGAAGGGCCGCGTGAAAAACGGCGATGTGGTCGTGATCCGTTACGAAGGGCCGCGCGGCGGGCCGGGCATGCAGGAAATGCTGAGCCCCACCGCGGCCATCATGGGGGCGGGGTTGCGCGTGGCGTTGGTCACCGACGGGCGTTTTTCGGGCGGCACGCGGGGTCTCTGCATCGGCCACGTGTCCCCGGAG of the Elusimicrobiota bacterium genome contains:
- the ilvD gene encoding dihydroxy-acid dehydratase, with the translated sequence MARHGSDSINPGIENLRRYGSRIVGEGARMLPAASLMKAAGVIGSIADRRKPFVTVVNSYSTHIPGHAHLEALGHALEKELKGLGYNVWYCNLGGAVDDGIAMGHFGMKYSLPSRELMTDQIETVLVAHPCDGWIGLGNCDKIVPAMYNAMVRVNIPAVYVSGGPMLAGEDGSDLVTVFEGVGKHAVGKMTEGALSDLAERACPSCGSCSGMFTANSMNCLGEVIGLALPGNGSVPAQVRGPDGRPVDNPAREALIRRGAHALKRCIDNNIRPRDIVTRASLDNAFVCDMAMGGSTNTVLHTLALAREAGVPYDLKRINALSRKTPCVCKVSPSRPDVHMEDVYRVGGVAAILKEVARADVGLDTGAVTVTGTLADLLRDAPSPDGNVIRRVEDPFSRTGGLKVLFGNLAPRGGVVKTAGVAPDMMTFEGPAVIFESQDDALDGILKGRVKNGDVVVIRYEGPRGGPGMQEMLSPTAAIMGAGLRVALVTDGRFSGGTRGLCIGHVSPEAAAGGPLALLKKGDRVRVDAGRGKLDALVPASEWARRKKSLKPFKPRVTRGWLGRYVQHVLSADTGAVFDR